One Paenibacillus sp. SYP-B4298 genomic window, AAGCTCAGCCGCGACAAGCCGCGCTGCAGCAGCTCCAGTTGAGGGCGGGTCATTTTCTCCAGCAGATGATCTGCCAGCTCATTGCCCTTGACCCCCAGCTTCAACAGCTCCGCTGCGATCGCCATCACATGCGGCGAGGTGTTCGCATAACGAAAGCCTCCGGTATCTGTAAGCAGCCCGGTATAGATCGCAGTCGCCGCTTCAGTATCAAGAGCGAGCCCTGCATGACGAATCAGATCATACAGGATTTCGACTGTCGCTGCCGCGTCGGAGCGAATGAGATTGACGGAGCCGAAGCTATCATTGGTCGGATGATGATCAATATTGAGCAACTGCACGTCCTCGGGAAATGAAGAGGAAACGAGTCCAATCCGCTTGTAATCGGCACAGTCGACGCTGATGACACGGGTGAAGCCTGATGGCGGCAACTGCTCGTCGTAGCGCCCCACATCGCCACACATCATCAGAAAGCCAAGACGGGAAGGCAGCTCGCTCTCGTTAATGAGTGTGAACCGCTTGCCGAGCTGACGCAGCAGCCAGCCGACAACAACGGTCGAGCTGATAGCATCGCCATCCGGCTGAACATGAGAGACGACCAGAAAGTCGTCTCCCTCGCTCACAAATGCCAGCGCTGCTGCCAACTGCTGTTCATACAGGGATTCGGCTTGTGTCATTGCGGGTTGCCGCCCTTATTGATCTGCTCCAGCAAGGCTTCGATATGACTGCCATACTCGATGCTGCTATCGAACTTGAAGATCAGCTCTGGCGTATGACGGAGCTTCATCCGTTTGCCGAGCTCGGAACGAAGGAAGCCGTTGCCTCTGCCCAGTGCCTTCAGCGTCTCCTCCTTCTGTTCCTCGGAGCCGAGCACGCTAAGATATACCTTAGCTTGTGACAGGTCGCTTGTAACCTCCACACCCGTAACCGTAATAAATCCGATGCGCGGGTCCT contains:
- a CDS encoding DHH family phosphoesterase, whose amino-acid sequence is MTQAESLYEQQLAAALAFVSEGDDFLVVSHVQPDGDAISSTVVVGWLLRQLGKRFTLINESELPSRLGFLMMCGDVGRYDEQLPPSGFTRVISVDCADYKRIGLVSSSFPEDVQLLNIDHHPTNDSFGSVNLIRSDAAATVEILYDLIRHAGLALDTEAATAIYTGLLTDTGGFRYANTSPHVMAIAAELLKLGVKGNELADHLLEKMTRPQLELLQRGLSRLSFTEDGRIGWLYIAPSDLEETGAASEDLEGLVNYARNVDGVEVGMLFKASQEGQTKVSLRSAGRVDVASIAQSFGGGGHVRAAGCRLDCGLQEAKKQVVEAVERVLM
- the rbfA gene encoding 30S ribosome-binding factor RbfA — its product is MANIRVGRVGEQIKKELSLIIQQELKDPRIGFITVTGVEVTSDLSQAKVYLSVLGSEEQKEETLKALGRGNGFLRSELGKRMKLRHTPELIFKFDSSIEYGSHIEALLEQINKGGNPQ